A single genomic interval of Pyrus communis chromosome 7, drPyrComm1.1, whole genome shotgun sequence harbors:
- the LOC137739871 gene encoding glycerol kinase-like gives MSKKPEDSKKPDEVFIGSIDQGTTSTRFIIYDRSARAIGSHQVEFTQFYPEAGWVEHDAMEILESVRVCMAKALDKATADGHNVDSGLKAIGLTNQRETTLVWSKSTGCPLYNAIVWMDVRTSSICRKLEKELSGGRTHFAETCGLPISTYFSALKLLWLLENVDNVKEAVQSGDALFGTIDTWLIWNLTGGVKGGIHVTDVSNASRTMLMNLKTLEWDSTILKTLRIPAEILPKIVSNSEIIGKINTGWPITGIPISGCLGDQHAAMLGQACRRGEAKSTYGTGAFILLNTGEEIIQSTHGLLSTMAFKLGPKASTNYALEGSIAIAGAAVQWLRDSLGIIKSASEIEDLALQVESTGGVYFVPAFNGLFAPWWRDDARGVCIGITRFTNKAHICRAVLESMCFQVKDVLDSMHKDAGEKGEVKNEKGEFLLRVDGGATVNTLLMQIQADLLGSPVVRPADIETTALGAAYAAGLAVGVWSEKEIFASEERTKTSTIFRPKLDEELRKKKLESWFKAISRTFDLADLSL, from the exons atgtcaaaaaaacCAGAGGACTCGAAAAAACCAGATGAAGTGTTCATTGGGTCGATTGACCAAGGCACCACCAGCACCAGATTCATAATCTACGACCGTTCGGCCCGCGCAATTGGCTCCCACCAGGTCGAGTTCACTCAGTTCTACCCGGAAGCCGG GTGGGTTGAGCATGATGCGATGGAGATATTGGAGAGTGTGAGAGTTTGCATGGCGAAGGCGCTCGACAAGGCCACAGCTGATGGGCACAACGTGGACAGTGGGCTCAAGGCTATAGGGTTGACCAATCAGAGAGAGACAACTCTGGTTTGGAGCAAGTCCACTGGATGCCCTCTCTACAATGCTATTGTTTGGATGGATGTCCGTACCAGTTCTATTTGCAG AAAATTGGAGAAAGAATTATCCGGGGGAAGAACTCATTTTGCGGAAACATGCGGTTTGCCCATAAGCACCTATTTCAGTGCATTGAAGCTGCTCTGGTTGTTGGAAAATGTGGATAATGTGAAAGAAGCTGTGCAATCAGGGGATGCTCTCTTTGGAACCATAGACACTTGGTTAATCTGGAATTTAACCGGTGGTGTCAAGGGAGGGATACATGTCACTGATGTCTCAAATGCATCGCGGACTATGCTTATGAATCTCAAGACCCTTGAGTGGGATAGTACCATATTGAAAACCTTAAGAATTCCAGCTGAAATTCTTCCCAAAATTGTCAGTAACTCTGAGATTATTGGAAAAATTAACACAGGATGGCCAATTACTGGAATCCCAATCTCTGGATGTCTCGGTGATCAACATGCAGCAATGTTAGGGCAAGCTTGCAGGAGAGGAGAGGCCAAAAGCACTTATGGGACGGGCGCTTTCATTCTTCTCAACACTGGTGAAGAGATAATCCAGTCAACGCATGGGCTTCTAAGCACTATGGCATTCAAACTTGGCCCTAAAGCTTCGACAAATTATGCCCTAGAGGGATCGATTGCTATTGCTGGAGCTGCGGTTCAGTGGCTTAGAGACAGTCTTGGGATCATTAAGAGCGCGAGTGAGATTGAAGATTTGGCTTTACAGGTTGAGTCCACTGGTGGGGTTTATTTTGTGCCTGCCTTTAATGGATTATTTGCTCCATGGTGGCGTGATGATGCTCGTGGGGTTTGTATTGGTATTACAAGGTTTACAAACAAGGCTCACATTTGTCGAGCAGTGCTTGAGAGTATGTGCTTCCAGGTCAAAGATGTACTGGATTCAATGCACAAAGATGCAGGGGAGAAGGGAGAGGTTAAGAATGAGAAGGGAGAGTTCCTGCTGAGAGTGGATGGTGGTGCTACTGTTAATACCCTTCTAATGCAGATTCAG GCGGACCTGTTGGGGAGCCCAGTGGTCAGACCAGCTGACATCGAGACAACAGCTCTTGGAGCAGCCTATGCTGCTGGATTAGCCGTTGGTGTTTGGAGCGAAAAGGAGATTTTCGCTAGTGAAGAGAGGACCAAGACTTCCACCATTTTCCGTCCAAAATTAGATGAAgagttgaggaagaagaagctggAATCCTGGTTCAAGGCTATATCAAGAACTTTTGACTTGGCTGATCTTTCACTTTGA